The stretch of DNA GCGGGTGATCGGCTGCATCCATGATCTTACGGATCACTGCCGGATCTTTCGTCCCGCGACCGTGAACTTCGACGCGAATTTCCTGGCCATGATCGGCCGCGAATTTCCCGCACTCCCGCAATGCTTCGCCGATACGGGCGATGGTTACTTGAGGGTCTTCGCCTTTGACCAACCGATTCGGACGGACCTTTACTCCCGTCCCACCGATATCGGCCGACAGCTTCACGAACTCATTCGTCAATTCGATGTTGCGCTGCACGATGCCATGGTCGGGATCGTGATATTCACACGCCGATCCCGGTCCCACAAACTCGACCGGTGAGTCATCAAACTTCTGCTTAACCTCAGCGCGCTGCGCTGGCGAGAGTTCGACCTCGACACCATGCTTGTGAGTAGATCGCAATTCCACGCCCGCGAAACCGGTGGCGGCACAATTCTTGATGACCGTATCCAGGTCCCATTCCTTGCCCCACAAATACGTCACCATGCCCAGCTTCAACATTGTCGCTCCCCCGCAATTTCCAATATTCGCATCCACCAAAAACCGACTCCCTCTCCCTCTGGGAGAGGGCCGGGGTGAGGGTTTTCGCAAATCAATTGGCCGTCATCGCCGCAGGTCATTCGGGCCGTCTTTCGACCTACCAGCGTAACAACCCCGTGCCCCAGGACAAACCGGCGCCGAAACCGCTCATCAAGATCGTGTCGCCCCGATTGATACGGCCCGCTTGGAACGCTTCGTCCAAGGCGATGGGAATCGACCCGCCTGAGGTGTTCCCCAATTTTTGTAGGTTCACAAACACCTTGTCGTCCGGGATGCCCAACTGTTCCATCGCGTAATTGATGATCCGAATATTTGCCTGATGCAAAATAAACAGGTCGACATCGTGCACGCTCATGCCGGTTTTTTCCAGCATCA from Symmachiella dynata encodes:
- a CDS encoding sugar phosphate isomerase/epimerase family protein, which gives rise to MDANIGNCGGATMLKLGMVTYLWGKEWDLDTVIKNCAATGFAGVELRSTHKHGVEVELSPAQRAEVKQKFDDSPVEFVGPGSACEYHDPDHGIVQRNIELTNEFVKLSADIGGTGVKVRPNRLVKGEDPQVTIARIGEALRECGKFAADHGQEIRVEVHGRGTKDPAVIRKIMDAADHPQVVVCWNANPGETVNGSIKMNFDLLKHKLGGTLHIHDLFDQQYPYQELFSLLKQQDYDGYCLSESPATSDPLKVMRYYKALFEQMTA